In Syntrophales bacterium, a single window of DNA contains:
- a CDS encoding rubrerythrin family protein, protein MSASSANCKTIVLYTLYVLCFCFFISVVSVTSVGAQANYPETISALRTAYQNEMTAFHAYIAYAEKAESEGYPNIAQLFMAIANSESIHARNFKRILTELKVDVKEMPPPKLTVLTTKENLKYLTEKEIKEIDQTYPSLIERIKPEKHEAAIHNMSWAWKSEEQHRDLLKKIHSGTGMLFRAMAKIIEITPMRSFVCQVCGSTILKLPTKACPICGNPVSNYKKIGK, encoded by the coding sequence ATGAGTGCATCATCTGCAAACTGTAAAACCATTGTACTTTATACTCTGTATGTTCTCTGTTTTTGTTTTTTCATTTCGGTCGTTTCAGTAACTTCTGTCGGTGCCCAGGCGAATTATCCCGAAACTATTTCGGCTTTGCGTACCGCCTACCAGAATGAAATGACAGCCTTTCATGCCTACATCGCTTATGCCGAAAAGGCAGAATCGGAAGGTTATCCGAATATCGCTCAACTGTTTATGGCCATTGCAAATTCCGAGTCCATCCATGCCCGCAATTTCAAGAGGATCTTGACTGAATTAAAGGTCGATGTAAAAGAGATGCCGCCACCGAAGCTCACAGTATTAACTACTAAGGAAAACCTCAAATACCTGACAGAAAAAGAGATCAAGGAAATTGATCAAACGTACCCCTCACTGATTGAACGAATCAAACCGGAAAAACATGAAGCCGCCATTCATAATATGTCGTGGGCATGGAAATCAGAAGAACAGCATCGAGATCTTCTTAAGAAAATTCATTCGGGTACCGGGATGCTTTTTAGGGCCATGGCAAAAATAATAGAGATAACCCCTATGCGCTCCTTTGTTTGTCAGGTTTGTGGGTCAACGATTCTTAAGTTACCCACCAAGGCATGCCCTATCTGCGGGAACCCGGTTTCAAACTATAAAAAAATCGGCAAGTAA
- a CDS encoding four helix bundle protein: protein MKEKKTTLDYIRMLYIFYGSVCELETQILSAGDLDLIEKGVLGKLKKDIAESERMLKALIKSLENKPLNP from the coding sequence GTGAAAGAAAAAAAGACAACCCTGGATTACATTAGGATGCTTTATATATTTTATGGTTCTGTTTGCGAACTGGAAACGCAAATATTATCAGCAGGGGATTTGGATTTAATTGAAAAAGGTGTATTGGGTAAATTAAAAAAAGACATAGCAGAAAGCGAAAGAATGTTAAAAGCGCTGATAAAGTCTTTAGAAAACAAACCCTTGAATCCTTGA